Below is a window of Congzhengia minquanensis DNA.
GAAAACGAATGCGGTGATATTAAAATTAAGTTCAACCGGCCTTAATCATTAACAAAAACCCCGCAAGCCTTGGCTAAACAGTGATAAGGAACTAATTCACTTATCAACTGTTAGCTGACGGTACCGGGGTGCATACGGAAATCCCGTCTGATTTCTAACAGGAAGTCAGACGGGATTTTGCTATCTATCAACAAAATGAACATACGGAGGTTTCTTATGAAGTCTTTACTTTCATGCGCCTATAATATGGATAACTGCTGTGTCGAGCTGAAATTCAGCGACGGCAGTATGATCGCCATTGACACTATCGCCGTGGAAAATGAGGTTGCCGACAATATGTATCAACGGTCGGAGCTGGACTATCTCATCTATAACGCCCCCATTTCTTACGCCGACCTTGTGCTGAACGGCGATCCCGAAACATATCTCAAAACGGTTACGGAATACACGCCCCTTGACTGACCTAACCGAGGTGGTATCCGAGTCTTGGTAGCTCGGATACCACTTCTTTTTTTGCCATCGCTGGAAACAATAGATTTATTCACATTTTTCCTGTATAATAATGATAATATCGTTTATTTCGCTTCGATCACGATGTCAATCGTAAAAAAATGAAAAATTTCCAAAAATTTTTGAGAAGTTGGAAAAAAACGAGCCTTCTCGTGCCCTCTGTTATAGAGGGGTATGAAAATCCCTCATAATTTTTTCAATACGGAGGATGCACAAATGATTTGGAACAGCGAATGGGAATATAACAATCAAGACTACTTGAAAGCAAAGTATGAGAAGAAGGTCTCCGGCGAATGCCCCGACCTTGCGGTCAGAAAGATTTACTGCAAGGGCTGCGGCAGGGTATTTTACACACAGATTGAAACCAAGAAGTATTGCCTGTACTCCCTGTGTGGCAACCGGGGCTATCAAAAGGAATTAAAGTGGCGGCGAAAGTATGCAAGACAAGACCGCACCTGCCAGACCTGCGGCAATACCTTTACCCCAAAACGTTCGGATGCCAAGTTCTGCTGCAATGCCTGCCGGCAGAAAGCATGCCGTGGAAGCGTTACGAATAAGGCAAGTTGTCAAGTTGACAACTTGGAATAAGCGTAACGGAATACCGCAAAATGTTACAATTACCGCAAGTGGACATTTTGCCCACTTGCCTAACCGTAACGAAAAGTCCGAAAATGAGACTTTTCACTTTCAGCAAAATCGTTACAGATGAGTCAAGTTCCCAAGTTGGTAACCTACACTATCCGTAACGCAGATAAGAATAAATCGAAGGGAGATGAACCACATGAGCCTGCGCTACAGCTTCTTCGCCGTCGTACCCGATGGCATTATCGAAATACCCCAAGGGAGCAATCTTTCATGGCTGACACTGTTCTATGCGCTTCCGAGAGAGCTTGTCGAGAAATATCCCCCTGCGCTGTCCCTGCCGAGAAACATTTATGAACTGCTTGACGATCCCGACAGTATGGAAATTGTTAAAAACGATATGTTCCTGTTGCTTGTATGGGACTGCTATGCGTGGTCTGCGTGGCAATTCTTCCAAGTGCCAAGTAAAGACGGCACATACAAGGACATCCCCGGTGATTGGAAGAACTACTCCGGTGACTTCCCATTGTGGCGGCTGTCCTATGAAATCATCAAGCATTTCCGCAAAAAGTTTGAAACGGAGATGGATTGGAGTTTCCAACGGCTGTTTCTGATGGACAGAGATGATGAACACCCCTGGCTCACCTATCAGCAGTTCAGTAATCTGATTGGCAATCTTACGGATATGATCGTTGCCGAGGAAAACTGGCAGCCGATGATCGACGAGTTCTGGAAAAACCGCAATCCCGACGATTATAGCGGCTCCAGCGTCCACAAGCGGGACTTCAACCGTTCGTGGTATCACGACCGCAATCACAGACACCTCTCTATCGAGGAAATCGCAGAGACCGGCGCTATGATCGACGGCGAAATGCTGTTTGATATTCCCAACCCATCGGCGGAGTTTGAAACAAAGGTGCTGCAAAAAATCGGTATTGAACAGTTTGAGCGAAAGCTAACAGAGCAGGACAAGCAAATCCTGCGGATGCGAATGGACGGCAGCTCACTCAAAGACATTGCCGCCGCTGTTGGATTCAGGACACCGAGCGCCGTCAGCAAACACATTGAGAAGATCGCCGGTGCGTATGAGGATTATGTGTCCGGCGAGTACGGCAGCTTTTTGGATAAACACGCAAAATAACAATTTGCTCATCAAGGCAGTCACGATAACCGTGGCTGCTTTTTTGATGTCCGAAAGGAGTTTATATGACCAGAGAACCCTTTGAAACCATGCCCGACGTGATGGATGCAAAGCAGCTTGCCAAAGCCTTGCAGATTTCCAAAGCAGGAGCCTACAATCTGTTGAACGAACCAGATTTTCCAACGCTGAAAATCGGTGGGCGAAAGATGGTGATGAAGCGAGATTTGCTCGTTTGGCTGAAACGCCACACCAACGGTCAAGAGCCGTAAAATATCAAAATTATCGAACAGAAATGGCTCAGACAAGGAATGGTACGATACAGCGTTTTCTTTTTGAAAACCGCTGATTTTGCCAAGTCAAGAACCGAGAATAACACACGAAAGAAGCTCTTGCTTTCAAACAAGGGCGTAGAAAGGAGCTTTATGCGAACAGGACTGACAAAAGCACAAAAGACCACCGAAATTATCTTTGATGAAACCGGCAATCCCGTTTTTATCCGTACACACAACACCAATCTGAAGAAACGGCTGACCGCTTATGCGGAGCAGTATCCCGATTTTTGCAAGCTGACTGAGGATGATGCAGAAATCGGTTGTAAGGCTTTTGAAATTCAAAAGGGTCGCTTCTCTATTCGGTTGACTGCCCCATACAGCGAGGAACGCCGCCAAGCGGCAAGCGAATGGGCGAAGAAGAACGGGATAGCGATAAATTGTGGTTGATTGGATAAAATATAACTGTCTTGTTTCTTGCAATTTACAAGAATATCTTGATTTTTGACATTTTCTGTGCTATAATTAGTGTAGATTATTTTCTGCAATGGTAAGCCGCAAGACTGAAACGGAGGTTGTTGTATGGCGGTCAATTACAATAAACTTTGGAAGATGATGATTGATAAAAATATGAGTAAAACAGAGCTAACACATCTTGCGGGAATCAGTACAAATGCAATGGCAAAGCTTGGAAAGAATGAAGATGTCCGAGTAAATATTCTGGAAAAGTTGTGTACCTCTCTTGATTGCAAACTGGACGATATTGTTGAGTTTGTGCCGGACTCAAGAGAATAAAGCTTCCTACAAAACCAGAGAAAGGATTCGATGCTATGTCGTTCAGTCCGAATTTATATAAACACGAATTAGATCAGAAAGCGTTTGATGCACTTAGCATTTTCCCGAAATTTGCTAAGTTGCGGGAATCATATATCGCCAATGTGGATGAGAAAGCAGCTAAAATCAATTTTCTGTCTTCTGCAATCAGACTGAGCGAAAATCAATTCCCCGAAATATATAATTTGCTTCCTCCTATATGCGAGAAGTTGGGAATAGATGTTCCCGAACTGTATTATATAAAGTACAAAAAGATGAATGCCGCTACGGGCGGTAGCACAAGCCCCTATATTTTCGTTACATCGGAATTGGTTGAGAAAATACCCGTCGAGCTGATTGCCACAGTGCTTGCACATGAATGTGGGCATATCGCCTGTCAGCATTATCTTTATCATTCCATGGCGAGTCAGCTGATTGATGGTATTGACAACAGCCCCTTATCCAGAATACCTGCTATCAGAAAATACCTTACTCCCACTTTGGTACGAGCCTTGTTGTTTTGGGATCGGTGCAGCGAGCTATCTGCTGACCGAGCCGCCGTTCTATGTGATGGCACAGCAGATAAAACAATAGATGTTCTTTTGAAACTTCACGGGTACGAAAATATCAATCGTGCAGAATTTCTGAAACAGGCTATGGATTTGAAGGCATTTGTAAATGATTCAAAGTCCAATAAGCTCATGGAGCAAATGCTAACACAGGATGAGAGTCACCCCAGATTGGCGACCCGTGCCTATGAAAGCCACGGATGGGCAAATACAGAGCAATTCCAAAGAATCCTTGATGGCACATACACTGTTGAGGAAAAGAATAGAACAGAAAATCAACCGCAGGAACAGGAAGTTGTCGCCGCTGAATTGGTTGCAGAATCGGCAAATCCGCAGCAAGCCGCAGACATTGATGCTCTCAATAATGCGCTTCGTAAGGTAAACTGCGAATTGGAAAAATATACCAGCAAAACTGACAAAGGGGATTATGCTTTTGCCGTGTTTAGTGGGATTATGGCAGGAGCGATAGATGCGTTATTTGTTGGCGAAACAATCATTACGGATGGGGATGTTGCGCTCTCACATCAGCAGGTCAACAATTTTATTCAAGAATATGCCAATGCACGGGGCTTTGACCGTGAACGTTTGAAAGATGCTATTGGAGATCTCGAAAAAGCGTTTAAGGTAGCGCAGGACAATGTTTGGAAAGGTGCCGGAATAGGTGTTTCTGCAAAAAATCACCATCTGGCTGATCTGGCACATCATCCTACTCCGCTGGGGCTTGTTTCTTCCGTAATTGTTCAATTTCTGAGGATCGGAACATTCGTAAACAAAGATGGCGAGTGGCACTTTGCCCTTGTCGAAACATCGGCAAAAGACATTGTTGAAATCCTTACCCCGGCTGTAATCACCGGCATATTGAATTGGCTGGTGTTTATTGCAACAAAAAAATATGAACAGGACGAGGTTAAAGAAATTCCTGCCGCACTCCGTAAGCTTGCTCATTTGGTGGCATCAACACCGATGATTATCGAACTTGCCAAGTGCGCAGATAATTGGTTTGGGCATTTGGTGAGTGACATGGGCGGCTCCAAGAATACTGCTGGTGGAGGCATGGGTATTCCGGGCGTGTTCATTTCTCTCTTGTACGAATTTGCCTCGCTGCCGATCATGCGGAACACTGGGCTGCCGATGTTTGTCAATGAACTTTACGAAAAGCAAAAAATTGATCTTCGCCATGAAATTCCTCTTTATAAAGCGGCGGGCAAACAAGCCATCCCCGTAGCTTTCAATGAGATTTATGTTCGCATCGGTTATTTTGTTTCCCATCTGGCGGCTGAACTCGCAGAACACGGAAGTGATGTTGCGAAGATCAACTGGAACAATGTGGTTCCTTTCCGCAACCGAACCGTTGACCGTATGCTTGCGGTTGCCAGTATGACATTTACCGTTGCAGATACGGCAGATGCGGCGGTACACGCAGCGATTGAATCTGGCGGGAACTGGGTGCTGTTTTCCGGACGCTTTGTTACAAGGTTTAACTATGTCGGTGCCGGCAGAGCTGCTGTTGCCATTGTCAAGGAAATCTCAAATGAGCGAAAAGAAACGCAGCTTATCCATGAAAAGATGATCCTGTCCGAAGCGAAAGCTGCTGTTTTCTTGGGCCAGCTCCAGCAATTTAAGGAGCAGCTTGAAGAAAAGGTTTCTCAGTATTTTGCAGAGGATATAGAAGCGTTTATGTGCGGCTTTGACTTTATGAATCAAGGTATTGCATCCAGCGATTCTGATCTGGTGATAAAAGGCAATGTTGTAATACAAAGAGTTCTCGGCAGAGAGCCGCAATTTGCAAATCAAAAGGAATTTGACGACTTGATGGAGTCTGATATTCCTCTTGTACTATGATCCGGGAGGGACGGTTATGGCTATAAAAGATTTTGGCAAGGGATTAAAAAGTTCTTTGCACGATGCCGTAGATACAGTCAAGGCAAAGGCGAAAGAAGTTGAGCTTCCCGACATTAAGGAAACAGGCGAAAAAACATCGGAGCGCATAAAAAGCCTTTTCAAAAAGGCCGAAGAGGACAAGCCTTCTGTCGAGGTGACTTCGCCGCCGCAAACTATTACAAGCATCTCAACCCACTCTGCGATTAAGCTCATATACTTCCTTATGGCGGCAGATGGAGAGATATATCACATGGAAGAAGAAAAATTTGATTTGATTGGCATGGAGCTTGACCCGGATTTCTCTAAATCCAAGGAGCAGATCATCCAGGAGTGCCAAGCTGCTTTGGACAAGGTTATAGACCCGGAAGATTATTACGATGCACTTCAAGACGGTGCAGAAGAAGCTCTGCTTTCTTCTCATAAAACGGAGGGGGCATCCATTTCTCCAAAACACCTTGTATGGAATCTTTTGTCGGTTGCCTACAGCGATGAAAAGTATAATGATGCCGAAAGAAGATTTCTGAAATATGTTGTTAGGAAACTCAACATTGATAAAGCGGTGTTCCTCGAAATGGAGAGCAGTATGTTGACACTCATGGATATTGAGCGAGAGTTGGCGTGGATTAAAACTACCAACAGACCGTATCTCACGATTGAAGCCATG
It encodes the following:
- a CDS encoding DUF6061 family protein, with translation MKSLLSCAYNMDNCCVELKFSDGSMIAIDTIAVENEVADNMYQRSELDYLIYNAPISYADLVLNGDPETYLKTVTEYTPLD
- a CDS encoding helix-turn-helix domain-containing protein produces the protein MTREPFETMPDVMDAKQLAKALQISKAGAYNLLNEPDFPTLKIGGRKMVMKRDLLVWLKRHTNGQEP
- a CDS encoding helix-turn-helix domain-containing protein, with product MAVNYNKLWKMMIDKNMSKTELTHLAGISTNAMAKLGKNEDVRVNILEKLCTSLDCKLDDIVEFVPDSRE
- a CDS encoding M48 family metallopeptidase; amino-acid sequence: MSFSPNLYKHELDQKAFDALSIFPKFAKLRESYIANVDEKAAKINFLSSAIRLSENQFPEIYNLLPPICEKLGIDVPELYYIKYKKMNAATGGSTSPYIFVTSELVEKIPVELIATVLAHECGHIACQHYLYHSMASQLIDGIDNSPLSRIPAIRKYLTPTLVRALLFWDRCSELSADRAAVLCDGTADKTIDVLLKLHGYENINRAEFLKQAMDLKAFVNDSKSNKLMEQMLTQDESHPRLATRAYESHGWANTEQFQRILDGTYTVEEKNRTENQPQEQEVVAAELVAESANPQQAADIDALNNALRKVNCELEKYTSKTDKGDYAFAVFSGIMAGAIDALFVGETIITDGDVALSHQQVNNFIQEYANARGFDRERLKDAIGDLEKAFKVAQDNVWKGAGIGVSAKNHHLADLAHHPTPLGLVSSVIVQFLRIGTFVNKDGEWHFALVETSAKDIVEILTPAVITGILNWLVFIATKKYEQDEVKEIPAALRKLAHLVASTPMIIELAKCADNWFGHLVSDMGGSKNTAGGGMGIPGVFISLLYEFASLPIMRNTGLPMFVNELYEKQKIDLRHEIPLYKAAGKQAIPVAFNEIYVRIGYFVSHLAAELAEHGSDVAKINWNNVVPFRNRTVDRMLAVASMTFTVADTADAAVHAAIESGGNWVLFSGRFVTRFNYVGAGRAAVAIVKEISNERKETQLIHEKMILSEAKAAVFLGQLQQFKEQLEEKVSQYFAEDIEAFMCGFDFMNQGIASSDSDLVIKGNVVIQRVLGREPQFANQKEFDDLMESDIPLVL
- a CDS encoding TerB family tellurite resistance protein, with product MAIKDFGKGLKSSLHDAVDTVKAKAKEVELPDIKETGEKTSERIKSLFKKAEEDKPSVEVTSPPQTITSISTHSAIKLIYFLMAADGEIYHMEEEKFDLIGMELDPDFSKSKEQIIQECQAALDKVIDPEDYYDALQDGAEEALLSSHKTEGASISPKHLVWNLLSVAYSDEKYNDAERRFLKYVVRKLNIDKAVFLEMESSMLTLMDIERELAWIKTTNRPYLTIEAMVNELADRKNVIFESVLDLIAL